In one window of Alkalicoccobacillus plakortidis DNA:
- a CDS encoding helix-turn-helix domain-containing protein, producing MRNRLSGKSRNRATYFRRLIWLVFICVCIPVVLIGSIYYKLSVSHLTEELKSQYMTSLKSTMDSTEDRLATIEYDSLHFSGSLMVRESFFRESFKNDYVYHGNLLDSMLTRKNVNPPIQEMIYYNDQYQIVLSTDYGYVQKNKYSYDADIDRGFSLNKQAGWMYLPDASSRGYISYVRLLPVIGSAQAQGALITHVKEEALSQEFQKHNESRDYLNYRIIDSSGVELFSSRNEGIRGLDVSTDPLYKQISDIESRSGIVYGEDENGKATLYLFSKTLLDRVYITSLSEIAISEQLGWIKFVILYTVLIFLVIGLIMSYICSRFVYNPVERLIQQGKKLTEKQSFPQTSSNEFEYITECLHYMHEQAESLNKHLKVIEPNIRDQFIGKVIKGEIWDKERIQSECKTLQIEEDHMYTVIVVTPEKAYKFLPEEWPLTTFAIANIMKELLNKYELCGYISNGDGMETIALVYSNDQHANGYINRDRLNRFAEHTCDEVKKCLSLNVSVGVGSEYSGLKKTSESYQEALLALQNRMYKTSSPINYFDSNENTKKQTMFFYPRELELEIVDYLNKGEQDLTEQSLKKFADVVRASESYNLIYQSYHVLLSSIIRSIEQKGIGLLEIMENNWFDQLKSRKTTGEIVDWFIEVLFPLYFDIIEENQNLSGRLAVQKVWQHVKENIGINISLTECAELVGMSPSYLSRLFRRETGISFVDYVKRCKVEEAKKLLRDKDMNIIQIAQTVGYSERNLSRVFKDAVGMSPGQFRSDHR from the coding sequence ATGAGGAACAGATTATCTGGAAAATCTAGAAATAGAGCTACTTACTTTAGGCGTCTAATTTGGCTAGTTTTTATTTGTGTGTGTATTCCGGTTGTATTGATTGGGAGTATTTATTATAAATTATCTGTGTCACATCTGACGGAAGAGTTAAAGTCACAGTATATGACTTCATTAAAATCAACTATGGATAGCACAGAAGACCGGTTAGCTACCATCGAATATGATTCGTTACATTTTTCCGGGAGTTTGATGGTACGTGAATCATTTTTTAGGGAGAGTTTTAAAAACGATTATGTTTATCATGGGAACTTATTAGATTCAATGCTTACACGTAAAAATGTAAACCCTCCGATTCAAGAGATGATTTATTACAATGATCAGTACCAAATCGTATTATCTACTGACTATGGATATGTACAAAAAAATAAATACTCTTATGATGCAGATATTGATAGAGGATTCTCTTTAAACAAGCAAGCAGGTTGGATGTACTTACCGGACGCAAGTAGTCGAGGATACATCTCGTATGTTCGGCTGCTCCCGGTAATCGGATCCGCACAAGCCCAAGGGGCTTTAATCACTCATGTTAAGGAAGAAGCACTATCTCAGGAATTTCAAAAACATAATGAATCTAGAGATTATCTTAATTACCGTATTATTGATTCGAGTGGTGTGGAGTTGTTTAGTTCGCGTAATGAAGGCATACGTGGACTGGATGTCTCCACTGACCCACTGTATAAACAAATATCAGACATTGAGTCAAGGTCCGGAATTGTATATGGGGAAGATGAAAATGGAAAGGCCACGTTATATCTTTTTAGTAAAACATTGCTTGACCGTGTCTATATCACATCATTAAGCGAAATAGCCATTTCGGAGCAGCTTGGATGGATTAAGTTTGTTATCTTATATACCGTTCTTATTTTTTTAGTCATTGGATTAATCATGTCTTACATCTGTTCTAGATTTGTATATAATCCGGTAGAAAGGCTGATTCAGCAAGGAAAAAAACTAACAGAAAAACAAAGTTTTCCTCAGACTTCATCAAATGAGTTTGAATATATAACGGAATGCCTTCACTATATGCATGAGCAAGCTGAATCTCTCAATAAACATCTAAAAGTAATCGAACCTAATATAAGAGATCAATTTATAGGCAAAGTCATAAAAGGGGAGATCTGGGACAAAGAAAGAATACAATCTGAATGCAAGACTCTCCAAATAGAGGAAGATCATATGTACACTGTCATTGTTGTTACACCAGAAAAGGCGTATAAGTTCTTACCAGAGGAATGGCCGCTGACCACATTTGCGATAGCTAATATTATGAAGGAGCTTCTTAATAAATATGAGCTTTGTGGTTACATTTCTAATGGAGATGGGATGGAAACCATTGCTTTAGTATATAGCAATGATCAACATGCAAATGGGTACATTAATCGAGATCGACTGAATCGTTTTGCTGAGCATACTTGTGATGAAGTGAAAAAGTGCTTATCTCTAAATGTTTCAGTAGGTGTTGGAAGCGAGTATTCAGGACTGAAAAAGACGTCTGAATCTTACCAGGAAGCCCTCCTAGCATTACAAAATCGAATGTATAAAACCTCTTCACCAATTAATTATTTTGATAGCAATGAGAACACAAAGAAGCAGACGATGTTTTTCTATCCAAGGGAACTTGAGTTAGAGATCGTAGATTACTTAAATAAAGGGGAACAAGATTTAACTGAACAGTCCTTAAAGAAGTTTGCTGATGTGGTAAGGGCTTCTGAATCTTATAATTTAATCTATCAGAGCTATCATGTTTTGTTATCCTCTATCATACGTTCGATAGAACAAAAAGGAATAGGACTACTCGAAATAATGGAAAATAATTGGTTTGATCAATTGAAAAGTAGGAAGACAACTGGTGAAATTGTTGATTGGTTTATTGAAGTTTTATTCCCATTATACTTTGACATTATAGAAGAGAATCAAAATCTTAGTGGACGATTAGCTGTTCAAAAAGTTTGGCAACATGTAAAAGAAAATATAGGTATAAACATTTCCCTAACTGAATGTGCTGAATTGGTAGGAATGAGTCCGTCTTATTTGAGTAGACTTTTCAGGCGTGAAACGGGCATTTCATTTGTTGATTATGTGAAACGATGCAAGGTGGAAGAGGCGAAAAAGCTGTTACGAGATAAAGATATGAACATTATACAAATTGCACAGACGGTAGGTTACTCAGAAAGAAATCTAAGTCGGGTGTTTAAAGATGCTGTTGGTATGTCGCCAGGACAGTTCCGATCAGATCATCGATAG